Proteins encoded by one window of Inmirania thermothiophila:
- the gloA gene encoding lactoylglutathione lyase, translated as MRYLHTMIRVGDLERSVKFYTEVLGFKEVRRRDYPEGKFTLVFLRAPGEAEGGPELELTYNWGVERYELGNGYGHMAFAVDSIDAIGERLRARGLDFSWGPGRTPDGRTAMAFVKDPDGYAIELLEGR; from the coding sequence ATGCGCTACCTGCACACCATGATCCGGGTCGGTGATCTGGAGCGTTCCGTGAAGTTCTACACGGAAGTGCTTGGTTTCAAAGAGGTGCGGCGGCGGGACTATCCGGAGGGGAAGTTCACCCTGGTGTTCCTGCGCGCGCCCGGCGAGGCCGAGGGCGGGCCCGAACTCGAGCTCACCTACAACTGGGGCGTGGAGCGCTACGAGCTCGGCAACGGCTACGGCCACATGGCCTTCGCGGTGGACTCCATCGACGCCATCGGGGAGCGGCTGCGCGCGCGGGGCCTGGACTTCAGCTGGGGACCTGGGCGGACGCCGGACGGGCGCACCGCCATGGCCTTCGTCAAGGATCCGGACGGCTACGCCATCGAATTGCTGGAGGGCCGCTGA
- a CDS encoding thioesterase family protein, with protein sequence MAGPAADFVRLAEEVFAERIPFNRLLGLHVVAVGEEAAELRFRMREELVGNILRGTLHGGVISATLDVAGGLVAFLGALRHMEGLSDEERLARFARLGTIDLRVDYLRPGLGEVFSVRGHILRAGRRVAVTRMELGNEAGTLIAVGTGTYIVS encoded by the coding sequence GTGGCGGGCCCGGCGGCGGACTTCGTGCGCCTGGCCGAGGAGGTCTTCGCCGAGCGTATCCCCTTCAACCGTCTGCTCGGCCTGCACGTGGTCGCGGTGGGCGAGGAGGCGGCGGAGCTGCGCTTCCGTATGCGCGAGGAGCTGGTGGGCAACATCCTCCGCGGGACCCTGCACGGCGGGGTGATCTCGGCGACCCTGGACGTGGCGGGCGGGCTCGTGGCCTTCCTCGGCGCGCTGCGTCACATGGAGGGGCTGTCCGACGAGGAGCGCCTGGCGCGCTTCGCGCGGCTCGGCACCATCGACCTGCGGGTGGACTACCTCCGGCCGGGGCTCGGGGAGGTGTTCAGCGTGCGCGGCCACATCCTGCGCGCCGGGCGCCGCGTCGCCGTCACCCGCATGGAGCTCGGCAACGAGGCCGGCACCCTCATCGCCGTGGGCACCGGCACCTACATCGTGAGCTGA
- a CDS encoding Lrp/AsnC family transcriptional regulator produces MTPIDETDRRILRLLQANARITNAELAERVALSPSPCWRRVRRLEASGLIRAYVTLLDPHALGLDVSVFVRVRIESHREEVVQAFEAAVQARPEIVECYRMTGGTDYLLRVVTSDIAAYDRFLGEVLMHLPGVASMDSGFALRQVKYTTAMPL; encoded by the coding sequence ATGACCCCCATCGACGAGACCGACCGCCGCATCCTCCGCCTCCTCCAGGCCAACGCCCGCATCACCAACGCCGAGCTGGCCGAGCGCGTCGCCCTCTCGCCCTCGCCCTGCTGGCGGCGCGTGCGGCGGCTGGAGGCGAGCGGACTGATCCGCGCCTACGTCACCCTCCTCGACCCCCACGCCCTGGGGCTCGACGTCAGCGTCTTCGTGCGGGTGCGCATCGAGAGCCACCGCGAGGAGGTGGTCCAGGCCTTCGAGGCCGCGGTGCAGGCGCGGCCGGAGATCGTGGAGTGCTACCGCATGACCGGCGGCACCGACTACCTGCTGCGGGTGGTGACCTCCGACATCGCCGCCTACGACCGCTTCCTCGGCGAGGTGCTGATGCACCTGCCCGGGGTCGCGAGCATGGACTCGGGCTTCGCCCTGCGGCAGGTCAAGTACACCACCGCCATGCCCCTGTGA
- a CDS encoding indolepyruvate ferredoxin oxidoreductase family protein, whose product MASADPRAARLEALYLADSGTVHLTGTQALVRLLLTQRRLDEAAGLDTAGFVAGYRGSPLGGFDQALWAAAPLLARRRIRHLAAVNEELAATAVTGTQQAAVLPRPRHRGVFGMWYGKGPGLDRAGDAIKHGNHLGASPRGGVLVVVGDDHGGVSSSYPHQSDLAFQSFLMPVLHPADVGELIACGLWGWALSRFAGCWVGMKAVSEVVESAAPVDVGALPRAFRRPEGFEPPPGGLHIGAQDFGPPVEARMMARLQAVAAFVAANPIDRVVVDAPAARRGIVVVGKAYGALRAALEGLGVDPERARALGLRILKVAMPWPLDGAAARRFAEGLEEILVVEEKQPLVEGQLRDLLYDLPAARRPRILGKRDAAGRPLLPRHGELPEELLAPVLADWLGIAGEPMARARLQALRQAAEAAARVDGPRRTPFFCPGCPHNRSTCVPEDGIGLAGVGCHYLAARMQRRTVGLTAMGCEGANWVGAAPFSGLPHAFQNMGEGTYYHSGLLAIRQAVAAGVTMTFKLLYNDAVAMTGGQPVDGPLSVTALVAQLEAEGVAAVSVVAEDPAALRRAEPGLRARVLARGRLAAEQARLRAVEGVTVLVYVQTCAAEKRRRRRRGRLETFPRRVFIHPDVCEDCGDCVVQSNCIAVVPVRGPHGRRHRAIDQSACNRDYTCLEGLCPSLVTVEGVRPRVAGRDHDPAKELLPAPVRAPVSEPVRILLAGVGGTGVVTAASILAEAAAHDGLVATTLDYTGMAQKGGAVLSHVTLAPAGRTPPTPRIGAARADLLIGCDLVVAASPEAVRTVRGDSTRAVLNLHEAQTGASVVDPAVRLDGEALLARLRGVLGVGLRGAVDATELARRLDGETAVANVLLLGFAWQQGLVPLSLEAVERALAALGPAAERNRRAFHWGRLAAHDPERLARLAGVRPRSEADPEAEAAARAEALVGYQGEALARRYRALVGAVRAAARARAPEAAPRLERAVARTWFRVLAPKDAYEVARLYTDGRLEAALAEVFEGRPRVRYHFAWPPLAGRDAVTGRPRKRAWGPWVRPLLRLLAAMRRLRGGALDPLRWTREAREARALAAEYETTVRWALERLSPDNAETVAELLAYADHVRGFGAVRRARLAEARRRREALMARLGDRPAPAARAA is encoded by the coding sequence ATGGCGTCCGCAGACCCCCGCGCGGCCCGTCTCGAGGCCCTGTATCTCGCCGATTCCGGCACCGTCCACCTCACCGGCACCCAGGCCCTGGTGCGGCTGCTGCTGACCCAGCGGCGGCTGGACGAGGCGGCCGGGCTGGATACGGCGGGCTTCGTCGCCGGCTACCGCGGCTCGCCCCTGGGCGGGTTCGACCAGGCGCTGTGGGCGGCGGCACCGCTACTCGCGCGCCGGCGCATCCGTCATCTCGCCGCGGTCAACGAGGAGCTCGCGGCCACCGCCGTGACCGGCACGCAGCAGGCCGCCGTGCTGCCGCGCCCGCGCCACCGGGGCGTCTTCGGCATGTGGTACGGCAAGGGCCCCGGCCTCGACCGCGCAGGCGACGCCATCAAGCACGGCAACCACCTGGGCGCCTCGCCCCGCGGCGGGGTGCTGGTGGTGGTGGGCGACGACCACGGCGGGGTCTCCTCCTCCTACCCGCACCAGAGCGACCTCGCCTTCCAGTCGTTCCTGATGCCGGTGCTCCATCCGGCGGACGTCGGCGAGCTCATCGCCTGCGGGCTGTGGGGCTGGGCGCTGTCGCGCTTCGCCGGCTGCTGGGTCGGCATGAAGGCGGTCTCGGAGGTGGTGGAGAGCGCGGCGCCGGTGGACGTGGGGGCGCTGCCGCGGGCGTTCCGCCGCCCGGAGGGCTTCGAGCCGCCGCCGGGCGGGCTGCACATCGGGGCGCAGGACTTCGGCCCGCCGGTGGAGGCGCGGATGATGGCGCGGCTGCAGGCGGTGGCCGCCTTCGTCGCCGCCAATCCCATCGACCGGGTGGTGGTGGATGCGCCGGCGGCGCGACGGGGCATCGTCGTCGTGGGCAAGGCCTACGGCGCGCTGCGCGCGGCGCTCGAGGGGCTCGGGGTCGATCCGGAGCGGGCGCGGGCGCTGGGTCTGCGCATCCTCAAGGTGGCGATGCCGTGGCCGCTGGACGGCGCCGCCGCGCGGCGCTTCGCCGAGGGCCTGGAGGAGATCCTGGTGGTGGAGGAGAAGCAGCCCCTGGTGGAGGGGCAGCTGCGCGACCTCCTCTACGACCTGCCGGCGGCGCGGCGCCCGCGCATCCTCGGCAAGCGCGACGCCGCCGGCCGCCCGCTCCTGCCCCGCCACGGGGAGCTGCCCGAGGAGCTGCTCGCGCCCGTGCTCGCGGACTGGCTGGGGATCGCGGGGGAGCCGATGGCGAGGGCCCGGCTGCAGGCCCTGCGCCAGGCCGCCGAGGCAGCGGCGCGCGTCGACGGTCCGCGCCGCACCCCCTTCTTCTGCCCGGGCTGCCCGCACAACCGCTCCACCTGCGTGCCCGAGGACGGCATCGGCCTCGCCGGGGTCGGCTGCCACTACCTCGCCGCCCGCATGCAGAGGCGCACCGTGGGGCTCACCGCCATGGGCTGCGAGGGCGCCAACTGGGTCGGCGCCGCCCCCTTCAGCGGGCTGCCCCACGCCTTCCAGAACATGGGCGAGGGGACCTACTACCACTCGGGGCTGCTCGCGATCCGGCAGGCAGTGGCGGCCGGGGTGACCATGACCTTCAAGCTGCTCTACAACGACGCCGTGGCCATGACCGGGGGCCAGCCGGTGGACGGCCCCCTGAGCGTGACCGCCCTCGTCGCCCAGCTCGAGGCCGAGGGGGTGGCGGCGGTGTCGGTGGTGGCGGAGGACCCCGCGGCCCTGCGCCGGGCCGAGCCGGGTCTGCGCGCTCGCGTCCTGGCGCGCGGGCGGCTCGCCGCCGAGCAGGCGCGGCTGCGCGCGGTGGAGGGCGTCACGGTCCTGGTCTACGTCCAGACCTGCGCCGCCGAGAAGCGCCGTCGTCGCCGCCGCGGCCGGCTCGAGACTTTCCCGCGGCGGGTCTTCATCCACCCCGACGTGTGCGAGGACTGCGGCGACTGCGTGGTCCAGAGCAACTGCATCGCGGTGGTGCCGGTGCGCGGCCCTCACGGCCGCCGCCACCGCGCCATCGACCAGTCGGCCTGCAACCGGGACTACACCTGCCTCGAGGGCCTCTGCCCCAGCCTCGTGACGGTGGAGGGGGTGCGCCCGCGGGTCGCCGGCCGCGACCACGACCCGGCGAAGGAGCTGCTGCCGGCCCCGGTGCGGGCGCCGGTGTCTGAGCCGGTGCGCATCCTGCTCGCCGGGGTCGGCGGCACCGGGGTCGTGACGGCGGCCTCCATCCTCGCCGAGGCCGCGGCCCACGACGGCCTCGTCGCCACCACCCTCGACTACACCGGCATGGCGCAGAAGGGCGGGGCGGTGCTGAGCCACGTCACCCTCGCCCCGGCGGGGCGCACGCCGCCCACGCCGCGCATCGGCGCGGCGCGGGCCGACCTCCTCATCGGCTGCGACCTGGTGGTGGCGGCCTCGCCCGAGGCGGTGCGCACCGTGCGCGGCGACAGCACGCGCGCGGTGCTGAACCTGCACGAGGCGCAGACCGGCGCCTCGGTGGTGGATCCCGCGGTGCGGCTCGACGGCGAGGCCCTCCTCGCGCGGCTGCGGGGGGTGCTCGGGGTTGGGCTCCGGGGGGCGGTGGATGCCACCGAGCTGGCGAGGCGCCTCGACGGCGAGACGGCGGTGGCCAACGTGCTGCTGCTCGGCTTCGCCTGGCAGCAGGGGCTCGTGCCGCTGAGCCTCGAGGCCGTGGAGCGGGCGCTGGCGGCGCTCGGGCCGGCCGCCGAGCGCAACCGGCGCGCCTTCCACTGGGGCCGCCTCGCCGCCCACGACCCTGAGCGTCTCGCGCGGCTGGCCGGGGTGCGGCCGCGGTCCGAGGCGGACCCCGAGGCCGAGGCGGCGGCCCGCGCCGAGGCGCTGGTGGGCTACCAGGGCGAGGCCCTCGCGCGGCGCTACCGGGCGCTGGTGGGCGCGGTGCGCGCGGCGGCGCGGGCGCGGGCGCCGGAGGCCGCGCCGCGGCTGGAGCGGGCGGTGGCGAGGACCTGGTTCCGGGTGCTCGCGCCCAAGGACGCCTACGAGGTGGCGCGCCTCTACACCGACGGGCGCCTGGAGGCCGCCCTGGCGGAGGTCTTCGAGGGCCGGCCGCGGGTCCGCTACCACTTCGCCTGGCCCCCGCTGGCCGGGCGCGACGCGGTCACGGGGCGGCCGCGCAAGCGGGCGTGGGGTCCCTGGGTCCGGCCGCTGCTTCGGCTTCTGGCGGCGATGCGGCGGCTGCGCGGCGGGGCGCTGGATCCGCTGCGCTGGACCCGGGAGGCGCGTGAGGCGCGGGCCCTTGCCGCCGAGTACGAGACCACCGTGCGCTGGGCCCTGGAGCGGCTCTCGCCGGACAACGCCGAGACGGTGGCCGAGCTCCTCGCGTATGCCGACCACGTGCGGGGCTTCGGGGCGGTGCGGCGGGCCCGTCTGGCCGAGGCGCGCCGCCGCCGCGAGGCGCTCATGGCGCGCCTGGGCGACCGTCCCGCCCCCGCGGCACGGGCGGCGTAA
- a CDS encoding AMP-binding protein, whose translation MNAAEELLRPPLRDGAGGRAAIWFEGRTVSYAELHEGSLRFAALWRRHGVGRGDLVLFLGRDGPALYQAYLGAILAGAVPAALSLRMTEEELAPLLAGSGARLLVADADLLAGAAGRALPPGLPCMALDRPARGLPAAVEAARTTAPRPPEDMGEDDPAFAIFTSGTTGRPKCVVHAHRAVRAARRFMGEILGVGAGARVFCTSKLFFAYALGHALFATLAVRATAVLAAAWPEPEAVTEVVRAAAPEVVFSVPALYRSLLRAGLAEDPAWRRVRHCVAAGERLPEPVYRGWAAATGRAPVEGIGASETLFLFLAQRPGRTRPGVTGWPTPGTEVMLQGEDGAAAGAGRPGVLWVRMPSVALGYRGEPERGAAVLRDGWYCTGDMFVREEDGAFRYLGRADDMLKISGQWVSPEEIEAAAQAAPGVAEAAAVGVEDGDGLTRLALFVVPSGRVDDEAAFAAGLVAWMGARLARFKCPRRIGLLEALPRTATGKVRRALLRERAARMERERGWA comes from the coding sequence GTGAACGCCGCCGAGGAGCTGTTGCGTCCGCCGCTGCGCGACGGGGCGGGCGGGCGCGCGGCGATCTGGTTCGAGGGCCGAACCGTGAGCTACGCGGAGCTGCACGAGGGCAGCCTCCGCTTCGCCGCGCTCTGGCGGCGCCACGGGGTGGGCCGCGGCGACCTCGTCCTGTTCCTCGGGCGGGACGGCCCCGCCCTCTATCAGGCCTACCTGGGCGCGATCCTGGCCGGGGCCGTCCCGGCGGCCCTGAGCCTGCGCATGACGGAGGAGGAGCTCGCGCCGCTGCTGGCCGGGTCCGGGGCACGGCTGCTGGTGGCCGACGCCGACCTGCTGGCGGGCGCGGCGGGGCGCGCCCTGCCCCCGGGGCTGCCGTGCATGGCGCTGGACCGCCCGGCGCGAGGGCTTCCCGCGGCGGTGGAGGCCGCGCGCACGACCGCACCCCGGCCGCCCGAGGACATGGGCGAGGACGATCCCGCCTTCGCCATCTTCACCTCCGGCACCACGGGCCGGCCCAAGTGCGTGGTGCACGCCCACCGCGCGGTGCGCGCCGCCCGCCGCTTCATGGGCGAGATCCTCGGTGTGGGGGCGGGCGCGCGGGTGTTCTGCACCTCGAAGCTCTTCTTCGCCTATGCCCTGGGGCACGCCCTCTTCGCCACCCTGGCGGTGCGGGCCACGGCGGTGCTCGCGGCCGCCTGGCCCGAGCCGGAGGCGGTGACCGAGGTGGTGCGGGCGGCGGCCCCCGAGGTGGTCTTCAGCGTCCCGGCGCTCTATCGCAGCCTCCTGCGCGCGGGGCTTGCGGAGGATCCGGCCTGGCGTCGGGTGCGCCACTGCGTGGCCGCGGGCGAGCGGCTTCCGGAGCCGGTCTACAGGGGCTGGGCGGCGGCCACGGGGCGGGCGCCGGTGGAGGGCATCGGCGCCTCGGAGACGCTGTTCCTGTTCCTGGCGCAGCGGCCGGGGCGGACGCGGCCCGGGGTGACCGGGTGGCCGACGCCGGGCACGGAGGTGATGCTGCAAGGCGAGGACGGGGCGGCGGCCGGGGCCGGCCGACCCGGCGTGCTCTGGGTGCGCATGCCCAGCGTGGCCCTCGGCTACCGCGGCGAGCCCGAGCGCGGCGCGGCGGTGCTGCGCGACGGCTGGTACTGCACCGGGGACATGTTCGTGCGCGAGGAGGACGGGGCCTTCCGCTACCTCGGACGGGCCGACGACATGCTCAAGATCTCGGGCCAGTGGGTGAGCCCGGAGGAGATCGAGGCGGCGGCCCAGGCCGCGCCGGGGGTGGCCGAGGCCGCCGCGGTGGGGGTGGAGGACGGCGACGGTCTGACCCGGCTCGCCCTGTTCGTGGTGCCGTCCGGCCGGGTGGACGACGAGGCCGCCTTCGCCGCCGGGCTCGTCGCCTGGATGGGGGCGCGTCTTGCGCGCTTCAAGTGCCCGCGCCGGATCGGGCTGCTCGAGGCGCTGCCGCGCACGGCCACGGGCAAGGTGCGGCGGGCGCTCCTTCGCGAGCGCGCGGCGCGGATGGAGCGGGAGCGCGGCTGGGCGTGA
- a CDS encoding MarR family winged helix-turn-helix transcriptional regulator — protein MDFDLLPELLGYHLRRAQVAVFNDFMRSMAEFQITPGQFGILVLIGANEGLSQSALARAVGVERSTMVSVMDNLERRGLVARRPSPADRRSYALELTARGRALLAELKPRVREHEARIARRLGGRDPAELIELLRRIAG, from the coding sequence ATGGACTTCGATCTGCTTCCGGAGCTGCTGGGCTATCACCTGCGCCGGGCCCAGGTGGCGGTGTTCAACGACTTCATGCGCAGCATGGCGGAGTTCCAGATCACGCCCGGCCAGTTCGGCATCCTGGTCCTGATCGGCGCCAACGAGGGGCTGTCGCAGTCCGCCCTGGCGCGGGCGGTGGGGGTGGAGCGCTCCACCATGGTCTCGGTGATGGACAACCTGGAGCGGCGCGGGCTGGTGGCGCGGCGGCCCTCGCCGGCGGACCGCCGCTCCTATGCCCTGGAGCTCACCGCCCGCGGGCGCGCGCTGCTCGCGGAGCTCAAGCCGCGGGTGCGCGAGCACGAGGCGCGCATCGCCCGCCGCCTCGGCGGGCGCGACCCGGCAGAGCTGATCGAGCTTCTGCGCCGCATCGCCGGCTGA
- a CDS encoding TRAP transporter large permease encodes MSPVAFGLAMLGLLLVLLAARMPIGVAMMAVGMAGYVALSGWGPLLAYLKTAAYWRFGTYDLSVIPLFLLMGQFATRAGMSRALFDAASAWLGRRPGGLAMAAVGACAGFGAICGSSLATAATMGQVALPELRRHRYAPALATGALAAGGTLGILIPPSVVLVIYAILTEGNIVTMFEAALIPGIVAALGYMAAVSLYVRLHPGAGPPADAALRRRRWRTLAEVWPVGTIFLLVIGGIYAGLFTPTEGAAVGAAATALLALARGRLDRRGLAACLLGAASATAMIYLILLGAEVLNAFLALTRLPAEAARLIGGSGLPPHLVLAAMLLLYLALGCVMDSLSMILLTVPIFWPVVAALDFGLPVEDLKIWFGILALVVVEVGLITPPVGMNVFVIHGMAPDVRLGEIYRGVVPFLLSDALRVLLLVAFPALTLWLPHALAR; translated from the coding sequence ATGAGCCCGGTCGCCTTCGGGCTCGCGATGCTCGGCCTCCTCCTCGTGCTCCTCGCCGCCCGCATGCCCATCGGCGTCGCCATGATGGCCGTGGGCATGGCCGGCTACGTCGCGCTCTCGGGCTGGGGGCCCCTGCTCGCCTACCTCAAGACCGCGGCCTACTGGCGCTTCGGCACCTACGACCTCTCGGTGATCCCCCTCTTCCTGCTCATGGGCCAGTTCGCCACCCGCGCCGGCATGAGCCGGGCCCTCTTCGACGCCGCCAGCGCCTGGCTGGGACGGCGCCCCGGGGGGCTCGCCATGGCCGCCGTCGGTGCCTGCGCGGGCTTCGGCGCCATCTGCGGCTCGTCGCTGGCCACCGCCGCCACCATGGGCCAGGTGGCGCTGCCGGAGCTGCGCCGCCACCGCTACGCCCCCGCGCTGGCCACCGGTGCGCTCGCCGCCGGCGGCACCCTCGGCATCCTGATCCCGCCGTCGGTGGTGCTGGTGATCTACGCCATCCTCACCGAGGGCAACATCGTCACCATGTTCGAGGCCGCCCTGATCCCGGGGATCGTCGCCGCCCTGGGCTACATGGCCGCGGTCTCGCTCTACGTGCGCCTCCATCCCGGGGCCGGGCCGCCCGCCGACGCCGCCCTGCGCCGCCGACGCTGGCGCACCCTGGCGGAGGTGTGGCCCGTCGGCACCATCTTCCTGCTCGTGATCGGGGGCATCTACGCGGGCCTGTTCACGCCCACGGAGGGGGCCGCGGTGGGCGCCGCGGCGACGGCGCTCCTTGCGCTGGCGCGCGGGCGCCTCGACCGGCGGGGCCTTGCCGCGTGCCTGCTGGGCGCGGCCTCGGCGACGGCCATGATCTACCTCATCCTCCTCGGCGCCGAGGTCCTCAACGCCTTCCTCGCCCTCACCCGCCTGCCCGCCGAGGCGGCGCGCCTCATCGGCGGCAGCGGCCTGCCGCCCCACCTGGTGCTGGCGGCGATGCTGCTCCTCTACCTCGCCCTCGGCTGCGTCATGGACTCCCTGTCCATGATCCTGCTCACGGTGCCCATCTTCTGGCCGGTGGTGGCGGCGCTGGACTTCGGCCTGCCGGTGGAGGACCTCAAGATCTGGTTCGGCATCCTCGCCCTCGTGGTGGTGGAGGTGGGGCTCATCACGCCGCCGGTGGGCATGAACGTCTTCGTCATCCACGGCATGGCCCCCGACGTCCGCCTCGGCGAGATCTATCGCGGCGTCGTGCCCTTCCTGCTCTCCGACGCCCTGCGGGTGCTGCTGCTCGTCGCCTTCCCAGCGCTGACCCTGTGGCTGCCGCACGCCCTCGCCCGCTGA
- a CDS encoding TRAP transporter small permease, protein MGGEPAPPAARGPGPGGWLAGLCRGFAIAGGVLILAAAALTVVSVGTRYVLGRPIPGDFELVEIACAVAVFAFLPWCQLQRGNVLVDVFTLRAPRRLRARLDALWSALYGALALLLAWRMALGGLDMRRYGEQTMVLGVPLWWGFIPIVASLLLLAATCLATAWHDLRGGSR, encoded by the coding sequence GTGGGCGGGGAGCCGGCGCCGCCTGCCGCCCGCGGACCCGGCCCCGGCGGCTGGCTCGCCGGGCTGTGCCGGGGCTTCGCCATCGCCGGCGGCGTCCTGATCCTCGCCGCCGCCGCCCTCACCGTGGTCAGCGTCGGCACCCGCTACGTCCTCGGCCGGCCGATCCCGGGGGACTTCGAGCTGGTGGAGATCGCATGCGCGGTGGCGGTCTTCGCCTTCCTGCCCTGGTGTCAGCTCCAGCGCGGCAACGTCCTCGTGGACGTCTTCACGCTGCGCGCGCCGCGGCGGCTGCGCGCCCGCCTCGATGCCCTGTGGTCGGCGCTCTACGGGGCCCTCGCCCTCCTGCTCGCCTGGCGCATGGCCCTCGGCGGCCTGGACATGCGCCGCTACGGCGAGCAGACCATGGTCCTCGGCGTGCCCCTGTGGTGGGGCTTCATCCCCATCGTCGCCAGCCTGCTGCTCCTCGCCGCGACCTGCCTCGCCACCGCCTGGCACGATCTTCGCGGAGGGTCCCGATGA
- a CDS encoding TRAP transporter substrate-binding protein, whose amino-acid sequence MRPIRPLALLLGLLVAVGPAGAAEVVLRLHHFLPPPSTAHSKLLKPWAERIEQASGGRIEVQIYPAMQLGGKPPQLYDQVREGVVDVVWTLTGYTPGRFPISEVFELPFMAASAKATSQAAWAFYERYMREEFRGVHPLLIHVHAPGQFHLRDRLVRRLEDLQGLKIRTPTRAMRDGLAALGATPVGMPVPQVPQALARGVIDGALLPYEVTRPLKVHELVCCHTEVGGARGLYTAVFLLAMNRQRYEALPPDLRRVIDEHSGMALAREAGEMWDRAEAPGREAARMRGNRIHALPPEEVARWEAATRPVVRAWVERMNAMGLDGEAMLREARALIERYSR is encoded by the coding sequence ATGCGCCCGATCCGGCCTCTCGCCCTCCTGCTCGGCCTCCTCGTCGCCGTCGGCCCGGCCGGCGCCGCCGAGGTGGTGCTCAGGCTGCACCACTTCCTGCCGCCGCCCTCGACCGCGCACAGCAAGCTCCTCAAGCCCTGGGCCGAGCGGATCGAACAGGCCTCGGGGGGGCGCATCGAGGTCCAGATCTACCCCGCGATGCAGCTCGGCGGCAAGCCGCCGCAGCTCTACGACCAGGTGCGCGAGGGCGTGGTGGACGTGGTCTGGACCCTGACCGGCTACACCCCCGGTCGCTTCCCCATCAGCGAGGTCTTCGAGCTGCCCTTCATGGCGGCGAGCGCGAAGGCCACGAGCCAGGCGGCCTGGGCCTTCTACGAGCGGTACATGCGCGAGGAGTTCCGGGGCGTGCACCCGCTCCTCATCCACGTCCACGCCCCGGGGCAGTTCCACCTGCGCGACCGCCTCGTGCGCCGGCTGGAGGATCTCCAGGGCCTCAAGATCCGCACCCCCACGCGGGCGATGCGCGACGGCCTCGCCGCCCTCGGCGCCACCCCCGTGGGGATGCCGGTGCCCCAGGTGCCCCAGGCGCTCGCCCGCGGGGTCATCGACGGCGCGCTCCTGCCCTACGAGGTGACGCGCCCGCTCAAGGTCCACGAGCTCGTCTGCTGCCACACCGAGGTGGGCGGCGCCCGCGGCCTCTACACCGCGGTCTTCCTCCTCGCCATGAACCGGCAGCGCTACGAGGCCCTGCCCCCCGACCTGCGCCGGGTGATCGACGAGCACTCGGGCATGGCCCTCGCCCGCGAGGCCGGGGAGATGTGGGACCGCGCGGAGGCGCCGGGACGCGAGGCGGCGCGGATGCGCGGCAACCGCATCCACGCGCTCCCGCCCGAGGAGGTGGCGCGCTGGGAGGCGGCGACGCGGCCGGTGGTGCGGGCCTGGGTCGAGCGCATGAACGCGATGGGCCTCGACGGCGAGGCGATGCTGCGCGAGGCGCGCGCCCTCATCGAACGCTACAGCCGCTGA